The Leptospira stimsonii genome has a window encoding:
- a CDS encoding SOS response-associated peptidase, whose product MCGRYSLNASASMVVEYYNLRYETERIYREFREEKEVFPTKVEPVIQNVNMNRTMVFTHWGLKNIEIKSKDQNGPPVKLRKPVINATIEKIHSYWKWSQALKADRCIIPATEYWEWSETIPKPNNRYKMYLESGDLFGFAGLNCSFIDDDGSKKIGFVIVTMPANEHVSQVHHRQPGLILKNNMEEWLDDSCKEPEKLIYHAEGQEIQFLNEIPVPVKTITPKAKKSKNTNQPELF is encoded by the coding sequence ATGTGTGGACGTTACTCTTTAAATGCTTCTGCATCTATGGTTGTTGAGTATTACAACCTTCGATATGAAACCGAAAGAATATATAGAGAGTTTAGAGAAGAAAAAGAAGTCTTTCCAACAAAAGTTGAGCCAGTGATTCAAAACGTAAATATGAATCGAACAATGGTGTTTACTCACTGGGGATTAAAGAATATAGAAATAAAATCGAAAGATCAAAATGGACCTCCGGTAAAACTTAGAAAGCCAGTTATCAATGCTACGATTGAAAAGATTCATTCTTATTGGAAATGGTCACAAGCATTAAAGGCTGATCGGTGCATTATACCTGCTACTGAATATTGGGAATGGAGCGAAACTATCCCAAAACCTAATAATCGATATAAGATGTATTTAGAATCCGGCGACCTATTTGGATTCGCGGGTTTAAACTGTTCTTTTATCGATGATGATGGAAGTAAGAAAATAGGATTCGTAATAGTAACGATGCCTGCGAACGAACACGTCTCACAAGTGCACCATCGACAGCCCGGATTAATCCTAAAAAACAATATGGAAGAATGGCTCGATGACTCTTGTAAAGAACCGGAAAAGTTAATTTACCATGCAGAAGGACAAGAAATTCAATTTCTGAATGAAATACCTGTGCCTGTGAAAACAATCACTCCAAAGGCGAAGAAAAGTAAAAATACTAATCAGCCTGAATTATTCTAA
- a CDS encoding SH3 domain-containing protein, translating to MRNAKNGMKYLIILLIFFSSFCKDPSNKVSNIAVIMTEQLRVREQPNISANTLAFLAKDDLVQLIGKPTNSEIEAEINGKKIKAPWYPIRTLSGIDGWIFGGAVGTGFNFETTHIAMPKIGGIGYAMIRRYSDNKWDKNPTWSLPPWKEVEYIRSGISKIEPKLHSLISVITEEGRVPLYNVSILKVEENIEKDDSCDKDCPIWYGLTLAHKNLELWKELRGIVFSGTKMEREYASNALLIYPTITYARVLGRHLLFKQDLPENVDIDLVVLSIDMTGDLKPDLIRMEYYCYDPSNKQKETWNYTCDKTYLRRSDMSWSLYSETDLSNQ from the coding sequence ATGCGAAATGCAAAAAATGGTATGAAATATCTAATAATATTACTAATTTTCTTTTCAAGTTTTTGCAAGGATCCTTCGAACAAGGTTTCTAATATAGCTGTTATTATGACTGAACAGCTGCGCGTAAGAGAACAACCAAATATTTCTGCCAATACTCTTGCCTTTTTGGCTAAGGATGATTTGGTTCAATTGATAGGCAAACCTACCAATTCTGAAATAGAAGCGGAAATTAATGGTAAAAAAATTAAAGCCCCGTGGTATCCGATAAGGACGTTATCTGGAATAGACGGTTGGATCTTTGGAGGAGCTGTCGGTACTGGCTTTAATTTTGAAACTACTCATATTGCCATGCCAAAGATTGGGGGAATTGGCTATGCGATGATTCGTCGATATTCAGACAATAAGTGGGATAAAAATCCGACATGGTCATTACCACCTTGGAAAGAGGTAGAATATATACGAAGTGGGATTTCAAAAATTGAACCAAAATTACATTCATTAATTTCAGTAATTACGGAAGAGGGACGTGTTCCGTTATACAACGTTTCTATCTTGAAAGTTGAGGAAAATATAGAAAAAGACGATAGCTGTGATAAAGACTGTCCCATATGGTACGGTTTAACACTTGCACATAAGAATCTTGAACTTTGGAAAGAATTACGCGGCATCGTTTTTTCCGGAACAAAAATGGAGCGTGAATATGCATCCAATGCACTTTTAATATACCCAACGATTACTTATGCAAGAGTATTGGGACGCCATCTTCTTTTTAAGCAAGACTTACCTGAAAATGTAGATATAGATTTAGTAGTTCTATCAATTGATATGACCGGAGATTTAAAGCCAGATCTAATTAGGATGGAATACTATTGCTATGACCCAAGTAACAAACAAAAAGAAACTTGGAATTATACATGTGATAAAACTTATTTACGACGTTCTGATATGAGTTGGTCTTTGTATTCTGAAACCGATCTATCTAATCAATAA
- a CDS encoding tyrosine-type recombinase/integrase, with product MNSNTAKILSFESTKKKVRKNSSGSPPTSTTGFTKGLSKQTMNELLKRFSDPPNEESHRNRAIFQFMSQTGLRAKEVVNSRFSNLLEGPSGETLLKYTKKSGSLGYSVLSSELIVAIRTYHSRFEIKSDFFFHSLPKRHQSHRSPLSKRGLQYIVSSWGVKTCQGKNIHCHALGHTVGIKLLAEAGSVAAQKVLGHSSPVTTSKFYTQPFYDGSRHLKYWE from the coding sequence ATGAACTCAAATACTGCAAAAATCCTCAGTTTCGAATCTACAAAGAAAAAAGTTAGAAAAAATTCCTCCGGATCGCCGCCTACTTCCACTACTGGATTCACGAAAGGTTTATCCAAACAAACAATGAATGAACTTTTGAAGCGATTCTCAGATCCACCAAATGAAGAATCTCATCGGAACCGTGCAATCTTTCAATTCATGTCGCAGACAGGATTAAGAGCCAAGGAAGTTGTCAATAGTCGCTTTTCCAACCTCTTAGAGGGTCCATCAGGCGAAACACTGCTCAAGTATACCAAGAAAAGTGGGAGCCTCGGTTATTCCGTCTTATCGAGCGAACTAATTGTAGCAATTCGCACCTATCATTCTCGATTCGAAATCAAATCGGATTTCTTTTTTCATTCCTTACCTAAAAGACATCAGAGTCATCGTTCTCCCCTCTCTAAGCGTGGACTTCAATATATAGTCTCTTCATGGGGAGTAAAGACATGCCAAGGAAAGAACATTCATTGCCACGCGTTAGGGCACACAGTTGGAATTAAATTACTTGCAGAGGCTGGCTCGGTAGCGGCACAGAAGGTTCTTGGACATTCATCACCAGTTACTACTAGTAAATTCTATACACAACCTTTCTACGATGGCTCAAGACACTTGAAATATTGGGAGTAA
- a CDS encoding thermonuclease family protein, whose product MSGIDSPEKKQFYGQESNNFLAGLIYRRQVTVEMEGRDKYKRYLGKVYLKENDINLEMIKSGFAWHYKKYSTNSGYSDSEKLAQENKLGLWNYENPIAPWNYRKKKFMRRVNL is encoded by the coding sequence ATGAGTGGAATTGATTCACCTGAAAAGAAACAATTTTATGGTCAGGAATCGAATAACTTTCTTGCGGGTTTAATTTATCGAAGACAAGTTACGGTCGAGATGGAAGGAAGGGATAAGTATAAGAGATATTTAGGAAAGGTGTATCTCAAAGAGAATGATATCAATTTAGAAATGATAAAATCTGGATTTGCTTGGCATTATAAAAAGTATTCTACTAATTCTGGATATTCGGATTCGGAAAAGTTAGCTCAAGAGAATAAACTTGGTTTATGGAACTATGAGAATCCAATCGCTCCTTGGAATTATAGGAAAAAAAAGTTTATGCGTCGAGTAAATCTTTAG
- a CDS encoding NINE protein — MKSKGMAYLFWFVGFLGAFGIHRFYLGKIGTGLLWMCTLGLFGFGAFFDLFTLGSQVDAINTKKELKEIRTVTLANAVAQKGGEV, encoded by the coding sequence ATGAAATCAAAAGGCATGGCATACTTATTTTGGTTCGTAGGATTCTTAGGAGCATTCGGAATTCATCGGTTCTACTTAGGTAAGATTGGAACGGGTTTACTTTGGATGTGCACATTGGGATTATTCGGATTTGGTGCATTCTTTGATCTTTTTACCCTTGGGAGCCAGGTGGATGCGATTAATACGAAGAAAGAGTTGAAGGAAATTCGAACTGTAACGTTAGCGAATGCGGTAGCACAAAAGGGGGGAGAAGTATGA